From the Triticum aestivum cultivar Chinese Spring unplaced genomic scaffold, IWGSC CS RefSeq v2.1 scaffold42500, whole genome shotgun sequence genome, the window GATTATTCTATATTACAAACCAGCAATATTAATACTTTGCTCTCGCCTATAACAACTACCTGAAAAGCGGAAAATAAGAACACACTTGGTAATATACACATAGTCTAATATTTTTTTCAAAGATAATTCAGTTAGCTCAGTTTAATTTCATACAGTATAGTACATGAGTAAATACCACGATGATGCATACATTCTGATAATGACTTCCATCAAGAAGTAGAAGGTGATCTGGAATAATTATCTCTAGTGGCACTACCCTTTCTGGTACATCAGTCCAATGATGCGCCTTGCAATACCTGCAAGGTATAATGCATAAGTTTCAATATGCAGTACTTTTTACGAAGAGTGCCCGAATAGAAAATAAGCTATTTTTAAAAAATCTATGCATGAAACTCAAGTTTTTACGTGCAATGTGCATATATGGACCATATCATATATAGGAAGTGTAAGACGTGTGCTAACCAACCTTGATATTGCTTGCTTGGGATGCTGGTTGACAGGAAAATTAATTATAGACTAAAAATTGTGCAGAATCATAAATAGATTGAGAAATTTCAAGAGGTGTAAAAACAAGGCTTATGGCATTCTCAGACAGGTGTACAAAGTAGAAGTATATATTATTGCAAGTTTTAATTCTTCAGGTATGTACGCCGTTATTCTTATTCAGAAAAGCCAATGCTTAAGTACTAATTTGTATACCGAGGATCCACCTGTGTGAGGGTGATACAGGGCAATTTACAAGTCCAGGTTCAGCAAAGCGTCAGTATCAGCGAGGCAATATCTGTACCATATGATCTGGATACAATCTTAACTAAAATTTGTGTAGACTATACATTTTTTGCTCTGGTTCTCAGGAGGGTAGGCAGTGATTGAGCACAAGATTTAGTTGCTACTCTTTAGAGTTCACATGCTATAAACTTGATATCTAGTCGTAACAGAATCAAAGTGAGACCAAATTATAGCCTTTTCTGCTCCAGTGTCTGAACAATTAACCATAGACCTTTTGATACCATTTTCCGGTGATGGATAAAACTCAAACACAGTATCTAGCAATAGAATTAAAATTATCCCTCATAACCATGGCGTAGATGTGATAAGAAAGCAAAGAATAGTCACAAACGAGCATTATGCACATGCTGACATGCATCAGGTTGAAAGGAAGGAAGACAAACATGAAAAATTCACAATGCTAGTATTAGCCACGAATTCATCTGCAAACTGATATAACATCTAAATTGTAGAAAAGTATATCCTGGTTCAGATCGCAAGCAGCAGGGTCTAAAGAGGTACTAATACACAGTATTTTTTAAAGGACAGTATGTATTTTCATGGTGTAATCTGCTAATTCAAGCTAGACAAGTTTTGTGGTTCAGAAAACCAAATCCATTGTTCCGAATTTGCATCGTATACACAACATACCCATGCACGGACAATCAACTGAACCGAGCCAACAGGTGAAACAAAGACTTGCAAAGCAGGCAAGAAGCAGGACGCGAAGGAACACCAAGGGGAAAAAACGGAATCCATCAGGGCACAAGCATTTCACCGAACAGTAGAGCAGCAAGAAAAGGTGGGGCTAATTTTCTCACCTCAATGCCGAAGGCAAGATTGACGCAGGGACCTACTCGAGAGCGAGAAACAGGCAAACATCACAAAACCTACGGAGGACAGAAATCTACTATAAGGAGTAAGACCAAAGAAGAATTTGAGGAGGCAAAGGAAGGAAGAGGATGGAAGAACAAACCTCAACGACATGAACGGAGCAGATGAAGCAACCCCATCGCCATACACAGAACAAAAGCACCGGCGACTGAGAGGGGCGAAGAAGTGGCGTGCCTGCCGGAGTTGCAGCTCTGGATGCAGAGCCGAAGCTCGTTGCCGTCCGGACGGCCACCCTCGAGGCTAGTCCAAAACGCTCACTCCACGAGCGGGAGGAACACTGCGTACACACGACGTGTCGTCCTCCTCGCCGCTGAGGACCCCAACACCGGCCTTTAACTCCACGAGCAGGAGCTGAATCTTGTGCGAGCCGTGGCCGCCCTTGCCCCAGCGCCATCCATCGCACCATAAAACGCACCGCACACCCCTGCCAGCACGAATCAAAATCAAATCAGATCAATGTCGATTGAGATGAACCAAACAATCGCACCAGGTAGGCGAGCGGACGGACCTCATAGCGCCGAGGGGGCCGACATCGACGGGGCCCATCGCCGACGAGGACGATGCCGGCCGTGTCCGGCAGGCCGGACAGCACCGCGCGACCGCGGGCCGACTGCTCCCCTGCAGCGAGGCTGACGGACGACCCGGTCGTCATCTCGTCCTCGCCCTCCTTTCTCGCGCTCCACCGTGGGGATGGGAAGGCGGAGTCAGGCCAAGAGATGATCCAAGTGAGCAACGAGAAAGGGGGAGAGGCAAGCCGAACTCTGAAGGTGGGGTTGAGCACCCGCCCACCACGACGGTTCAGCGAACGTGATCACAGTGCATCCCTGACAAACCCAGGCACCGAGGCGCTGTAAATTTCAAATGAACCGACCCGCTTCTACCGGTTGAACTTACAAGCGGGACCAGAACACACAGCCCAGTCGCAGCGACAGAACAAATAAGGCCGAGTAGAAAGTATTTGTGCACCTTTCACCTGCCATGTGCCCATGTTACTCTCTTTTACCCAACGGGCACAGGCCTGCGTCACTTTACCCAACGAGCAGAGATGGGGAACCCAACCGCTCACGCACACAAGACGCTGCAAGGCGGGCCTAAATGCAAGCCGGGACCACCATCAAAGACAGGGCATGGCACGGACGAGTAAAGCAGCGGGATTTCAGCCCTCAGCCAATCGACGCGCATTCTACGGGCAACGCGAGAGCCAATCGACGCGCATGCAGCAGGCAACGCTGGCGAGCGCAATCCTTTCACCCGCAAGACACTGTAACACGGGACCAAACGTAAATCGGGACCACCATCAAAGAAAGGGTAACAAGCAGACAAGTAAATCAATGGTATTCCACCACATCCCGCAAAACGAGCCAATACAATTACTCCCCTGAGTCAATCCATATGCGCATGACAACAACGACGACCTGCGCGCACAACCCAGCCACTGCCCCCGGGCCCCATGGAAAGATGGACCCAGCAGCCAGCCAGTGATATACTAAGCGCATGTGTGTAAAAGCAACTAACGGCTGACCAATCGACAGCAGCGTAAAAACGTGAACAGTAAAATGATCGGAAGGCCAAAAATCGCTCGCGCTCGCAGGGGCTCTGGAATGGCGGGTAGCGTAGCAGGGTTTATATGTTAGATGCGGATGTCTGGGTGCCTGCAGACCTCCTCCCATTTTGGTTCCGATTTGCAGGATTTC encodes:
- the LOC123172128 gene encoding uncharacterized protein isoform X2: MTTGSSVSLAAGEQSARGRAVLSGLPDTAGIVLVGDGPRRCRPPRRYEGCAVRFMVRWMALGQGRPRLAQDSAPARGVKGRCWGPQRRGGRHVVCTQCSSRSWSERFGLASRVAVRTATSFGSASRAATPAGTPLLRPSQSPVLLFCVWRWGCFICSVHVVEVLQGASLD
- the LOC123172128 gene encoding uncharacterized protein isoform X1, which codes for MTTGSSVSLAAGEQSARGRAVLSGLPDTAGIVLVGDGPRRCRPPRRYEGCAVRFMVRWMALGQGRPRLAQDSAPARGVKGRCWGPQRRGGRHVVCTQCSSRSWSERFGLASRVAVRTATSFGSASRAATPAGTPLLRPSQSPVLLFCVWRWGCFICSVHVVEISVLRRFCDVCLFLALE
- the LOC123172128 gene encoding uncharacterized protein isoform X3 codes for the protein MTTGSSVSLAAGEQSARGRAVLSGLPDTAGIVLVGDGPRRCRPPRRYEGCAVRFMVRWMALGQGRPRLAQDSAPARGVKGRCWGPQRRGGRHVVCTQCSSRSWSERFGLASRVAVRTATSFGSASRAATPAGTPLLRPSQSPVLLFCVWRWGCFICSVHVVEVL